A region of Burkholderia lata DNA encodes the following proteins:
- a CDS encoding CaiB/BaiF CoA transferase family protein, translating to MKVLEGIKVLDFGRFIAGPFCSALLADYGADVIRIDRVGGGEDRFIVPVTEHGEGALFLQVNRNKRSMTLDLDSPEGREIVRKLVADADVVIANMPPRTLKSLGLDYASLCAIKPDVILVASNAFGNSEAVRDRVGFDGVGQALSGAVHIAGTPDRPQKAMVPVVDFATAFSCALGVMLALYERQRSGMGQEVSASLLCTGLNMASGALIEEALLGLDRHATLNRASGYAPSDIFKAADGWFITQVIGRPMFKRWTQLVGRPELLDDPRFADDTLRGEHGEFLSDIMSAWCADKTLADALADLEKARIPASPVNSPRQALEDETVKAADVIRWMDYPGAPKQVPIFATPVTLSRTPPEIHTRPPLTGEHTDEILAGIGLDAGTVADLRARKIV from the coding sequence ATGAAAGTACTCGAAGGCATCAAGGTCCTCGATTTCGGCCGCTTCATCGCCGGGCCGTTCTGCTCGGCGCTGCTCGCCGACTACGGCGCCGACGTCATCCGCATCGACCGCGTCGGCGGCGGCGAGGATCGCTTCATCGTGCCCGTCACCGAACACGGCGAAGGCGCGCTGTTCCTGCAGGTCAACCGCAACAAGCGTTCGATGACGCTCGATCTCGACAGCCCGGAGGGGCGCGAGATCGTGCGCAAGCTCGTCGCCGACGCCGACGTGGTGATCGCCAACATGCCGCCGCGCACGCTCAAGAGCCTGGGCCTCGATTACGCCAGCCTGTGCGCGATCAAGCCCGACGTGATCCTGGTCGCGTCCAACGCGTTCGGCAACAGCGAGGCGGTGCGCGACCGCGTGGGCTTCGACGGCGTGGGCCAGGCGCTGAGCGGCGCCGTGCACATCGCGGGCACGCCCGACCGGCCGCAGAAGGCGATGGTGCCGGTGGTCGACTTCGCGACCGCGTTTTCCTGCGCGCTCGGCGTCATGCTGGCGCTCTACGAACGCCAGCGCAGCGGCATGGGCCAGGAAGTCAGCGCATCGCTGCTGTGCACGGGCCTGAACATGGCCAGCGGCGCGCTGATCGAGGAAGCGCTGCTCGGCCTCGATCGTCACGCGACGCTGAACCGCGCGTCCGGCTATGCGCCGTCCGACATCTTCAAGGCCGCCGACGGCTGGTTCATCACGCAGGTCATCGGCCGCCCGATGTTCAAGCGCTGGACCCAGCTCGTGGGCCGGCCGGAACTGCTCGACGATCCGCGCTTCGCCGACGATACGCTGCGCGGCGAGCACGGCGAATTCCTGAGCGACATCATGAGCGCATGGTGCGCGGACAAGACGCTGGCCGACGCGCTGGCCGATCTCGAGAAGGCGCGCATCCCGGCCAGCCCGGTCAACTCGCCGCGTCAGGCGCTGGAGGACGAAACCGTCAAGGCCGCCGACGTGATCCGCTGGATGGACTACCCCGGTGCGCCGAAGCAGGTGCCGATCTTCGCGACGCCGGTGACGCTGTCGCGCACGCCGCCGGAAATCCATACGCGGCCGCCGCTGACCGGTGAGCACACGGATGAAATCCTGGCGGGGATCGGTCTCGATGCGGGGACGGTTGCTGATTTGAGGGCGCGGAAGATCGTTTGA
- a CDS encoding type 1 glutamine amidotransferase domain-containing protein yields MAHVLMPLPALDFDPTEAGVSWAVLTGRGHRVSFATPEGLAGRGDEIMLTGEGLDPWGFAPGIRRARLIGLMLRADVNGREAYRAMAASPAFQAPLRWDEVAGEAFDGLLLAGGHRARGMRPYLESSVLQALVAGFFGRGAPVGAICHGVLLAARSVKADGRSVLFGRKTTALTWRLERAADSLARVGRFWDGGYYRTYPDPPGRPGYMSVQQEVTRALASPADFIDVDSADPDYRRKALGLARDSLSDARPAFFVRDAAYVSARWPGDAHGFAQAFGQVLEGK; encoded by the coding sequence ATGGCTCATGTACTGATGCCCCTGCCGGCGCTCGATTTCGATCCGACCGAGGCTGGGGTGAGTTGGGCGGTGCTGACCGGGCGTGGGCACAGGGTCAGTTTCGCAACGCCTGAGGGTTTGGCGGGGCGCGGTGATGAGATTATGCTAACCGGCGAGGGGCTGGATCCTTGGGGTTTCGCACCAGGGATTCGGCGCGCGCGGTTAATCGGGCTGATGCTGAGGGCCGACGTCAACGGACGCGAGGCCTATCGTGCCATGGCCGCCTCGCCCGCTTTCCAGGCGCCGCTGCGCTGGGATGAGGTCGCGGGTGAAGCGTTCGACGGGCTGCTGCTGGCTGGCGGGCATCGCGCGAGGGGGATGCGGCCCTATCTGGAGAGCTCGGTTCTGCAGGCCTTGGTCGCCGGCTTCTTCGGCCGTGGGGCGCCGGTGGGGGCGATCTGTCATGGGGTACTGCTTGCGGCGCGGAGCGTGAAGGCAGACGGGCGCTCGGTGCTTTTTGGGCGCAAGACCACTGCCTTGACCTGGCGGCTGGAGCGGGCGGCCGACAGCCTGGCGCGGGTGGGGCGGTTCTGGGACGGAGGCTATTACCGGACCTATCCCGACCCGCCGGGGAGGCCCGGCTACATGTCGGTGCAGCAGGAGGTGACCAGGGCTTTGGCATCGCCTGCGGACTTTATTGACGTCGATTCGGCTGATCCGGACTATCGCCGCAAGGCTTTGGGCCTGGCCCGCGACAGCCTTAGCGACGCGCGGCCTGCCTTCTTCGTGCGGGACGCGGCTTATGTGTCCGCGCGGTGGCCAGGGGATGCGCACGGCTTTGCTCAGGCGTTTGGGCAGGTCTTGGAGGGGAAGTAA
- a CDS encoding alpha/beta hydrolase, whose translation MSNRSSNPLVPVEMTFLSGQLQCHALFFRPLGAGPFPVIVMAHGLGGTKEMRLSAFAERFVAAGYACLVFDYRYFGTSEGEPRQLLDIKCQLEDWKAAVTYARGLPEINRVILWGTSFSGGHVLSTAADDQAISAVISQCPFTDGLASSLAISPITSLKVTALALQDWIGSWFGARPVMIPLSGRPGQTALMTAPDAHSGYRAIQPPGSNIPNYVAARIALQISRYYPGRRVSRIACPILFCVCDTDSVAPAKATLRHADRAQRREIKHYPDGHFDIYVGEAFERVIEDQLDFLRRIVPVR comes from the coding sequence ATGAGCAACAGGAGCAGCAATCCACTCGTACCGGTCGAGATGACGTTTTTGTCTGGTCAATTGCAGTGCCACGCTCTTTTCTTTCGTCCTTTGGGCGCTGGGCCGTTCCCTGTAATCGTAATGGCTCACGGCTTGGGCGGAACCAAGGAGATGCGGCTTAGCGCCTTTGCGGAACGTTTCGTTGCCGCCGGCTATGCATGTCTCGTTTTCGATTATCGCTATTTTGGAACCAGTGAGGGAGAGCCTCGGCAGTTGCTGGACATTAAGTGCCAGCTCGAGGACTGGAAGGCGGCAGTCACCTATGCCCGGGGGCTACCTGAAATCAATCGAGTGATCCTTTGGGGAACTTCCTTCAGCGGCGGACACGTTCTTTCGACTGCCGCGGACGACCAGGCCATTTCCGCTGTCATTTCACAATGCCCCTTCACGGACGGGCTCGCATCGAGCTTGGCGATAAGTCCCATTACGTCGTTGAAAGTCACCGCGCTAGCACTACAAGACTGGATTGGCTCCTGGTTTGGCGCTCGGCCAGTTATGATTCCCCTATCGGGTCGTCCGGGCCAGACGGCTTTGATGACTGCTCCGGACGCTCATTCTGGCTATCGCGCAATCCAGCCACCAGGATCGAATATCCCCAACTATGTTGCCGCTCGCATTGCGCTTCAAATTAGCCGTTACTACCCGGGGCGCCGCGTCTCCAGGATCGCTTGTCCGATCCTGTTCTGTGTCTGTGACACTGACTCAGTGGCACCAGCAAAAGCCACTCTGCGCCACGCTGACCGTGCTCAGCGCAGAGAAATTAAGCACTATCCTGATGGGCATTTCGATATCTACGTGGGCGAAGCATTTGAGCGAGTAATCGAAGATCAACTTGACTTCCTGCGTCGCATCGTTCCGGTCCGCTAA
- a CDS encoding AraC family transcriptional regulator encodes MPATYVQLLFEYLEDLGYSPEAVIGEPWPELGPDGFAHVDVELWESMLQRAATHLSDPLLGLHLGQTITSQHLGILGAVLLACENLRAAQLRLERYQRLIFDVVPMTHRTGPGYLDLIWDTTQYKSGRLVEETGYSVLVQFTRSLVREPINPLMVRFAHSPPADVRPYENFFGCPILFDQPESGVRWDLDISAMPLKRPDPALISLLERHADTLLERLPQQPEIVEQVRKAISDALQEGEPDIENISAKLSCSSRTLQRRLLGADTNFRTELSLVRRELAVSYLRDPRLQIVEIAMLLGYSEHSAFTRAFRDWTGESPQAVRQRSRK; translated from the coding sequence GTGCCCGCAACTTACGTCCAACTGCTCTTCGAGTATCTAGAGGATTTGGGGTATTCACCCGAGGCGGTCATTGGTGAGCCGTGGCCGGAGTTGGGTCCGGATGGTTTTGCGCATGTCGACGTCGAACTCTGGGAGTCGATGCTCCAACGTGCGGCGACCCATTTGAGCGATCCTCTGTTGGGGCTCCACTTAGGGCAGACAATCACCTCTCAGCACTTGGGGATCCTCGGTGCAGTATTGCTCGCCTGTGAAAATTTAAGAGCAGCCCAGCTACGCCTGGAGCGGTATCAGCGGTTGATCTTTGACGTGGTCCCGATGACACACAGGACTGGTCCGGGTTATCTCGATCTGATTTGGGATACCACCCAGTACAAGAGCGGTCGCCTCGTTGAGGAGACGGGCTATTCGGTCTTGGTCCAGTTCACCCGCAGTCTCGTCAGGGAGCCAATAAATCCGCTCATGGTGCGCTTTGCCCATTCGCCCCCTGCCGATGTTCGCCCCTATGAGAACTTCTTTGGTTGTCCGATATTGTTCGATCAACCGGAGTCTGGGGTGCGTTGGGATCTTGATATTTCGGCAATGCCCCTGAAACGTCCTGACCCGGCACTCATTTCGTTATTGGAGCGGCATGCAGATACGCTTCTGGAACGATTGCCCCAGCAGCCGGAAATCGTTGAGCAGGTACGCAAGGCCATATCTGATGCCCTTCAGGAAGGGGAGCCCGACATCGAAAATATTAGTGCAAAGCTGTCCTGCTCTTCTCGGACGCTGCAGCGTCGACTGTTAGGGGCCGACACCAACTTTCGCACTGAACTGAGCCTGGTTCGTAGGGAGCTTGCCGTATCCTATTTGCGCGATCCGCGCCTGCAGATTGTAGAGATTGCCATGCTGCTCGGATATTCCGAGCACAGTGCGTTCACACGCGCATTCCGCGATTGGACGGGAGAGTCGCCACAAGCAGTGCGGCAACGATCGCGCAAGTGA
- a CDS encoding glutathione S-transferase family protein, with translation MRLYGAAWSVYVRIARLALEEKGVPYTLVEVDVFDSAGVPNEHLKRHPFGRIPAFQHEDFCLYETSAIVRYIDDAFDGPKLQPTDAKARARVNQIAGLMDAYAYRTLVWDIYVERVVAVKEGRPTDEEKIAIALPLASTCLAELDRLCDGNGYMVADQVSIADIYAAPMFACFTQAAEAGLLMDRCKKLKDWWHRFSARESMVRTQP, from the coding sequence GTGAGACTGTATGGTGCCGCATGGAGTGTATACGTGCGGATAGCCAGGCTTGCACTGGAAGAAAAGGGCGTTCCTTATACCCTTGTCGAAGTCGATGTATTCGATAGTGCCGGTGTTCCGAATGAACATTTAAAACGACACCCGTTCGGTCGCATCCCAGCTTTCCAGCATGAAGATTTCTGCCTTTACGAAACCAGTGCCATCGTTCGTTACATCGATGACGCCTTTGACGGGCCCAAGCTGCAACCGACTGATGCGAAGGCACGTGCCAGAGTCAATCAGATCGCGGGGTTAATGGATGCCTACGCGTACCGAACCTTGGTCTGGGACATCTACGTGGAACGCGTCGTTGCTGTAAAGGAGGGGCGGCCGACAGACGAAGAAAAGATTGCGATCGCGTTGCCACTTGCGTCGACGTGCCTAGCCGAACTTGACCGACTATGCGACGGAAATGGTTATATGGTCGCCGACCAGGTGAGCATTGCTGATATCTACGCTGCGCCCATGTTCGCCTGCTTCACGCAAGCGGCCGAAGCAGGCTTACTGATGGATCGATGCAAAAAGTTGAAGGACTGGTGGCACCGATTCTCCGCTCGCGAAAGTATGGTGCGCACCCAACCATGA
- a CDS encoding LysR family transcriptional regulator: MDPSQLPSLAWFVHIAHHLSFTRAAAEMGVSRAALSQNLKALEQQLNVKLLYRTTRDMSLTEDGQRLYDTLRPAFGSIEQAISSLHEVRHAPSGLLRVNTSRVAARTLIEPYLGEFMARYPLLRVELVMNDGMSNIIADGCDAGIRLGESLAEHMVAVPITPMIEMVVAGSPDYLARHGKPATPADLIAHNCLCYRQTTSGAIYRWEFTSTDIEGHAFEVEPKGSVVTNDDDGMIRVALQGVGLIQHQDLALREQLAAGTLVRVLDAWCKPFPGYYLYTPSREQMPAKVRALMDFLVEKRERLAVDLGKRAPRPAAPKRRKAPTRRA, from the coding sequence ATGGACCCGTCCCAGCTCCCTTCCCTCGCATGGTTCGTCCATATCGCCCACCATCTCAGCTTCACCCGCGCCGCCGCCGAGATGGGCGTGTCGCGCGCGGCGCTGTCGCAGAACCTGAAGGCGCTCGAGCAGCAGTTGAACGTGAAGCTGCTGTACCGGACGACGCGCGACATGTCGCTCACCGAGGACGGGCAACGGCTGTACGACACGCTGCGGCCGGCGTTCGGCTCGATCGAGCAGGCGATCAGCAGCCTGCATGAAGTCCGGCACGCGCCGTCGGGGCTGCTGCGCGTCAACACGTCCCGGGTCGCCGCCAGAACGCTGATCGAGCCGTACCTCGGCGAATTCATGGCGCGCTATCCGCTGCTTCGGGTGGAACTCGTGATGAACGACGGGATGTCGAACATCATCGCCGACGGCTGCGATGCGGGGATCCGTCTCGGCGAAAGCCTGGCTGAGCACATGGTCGCCGTGCCGATCACGCCGATGATCGAAATGGTGGTGGCCGGCTCGCCGGACTATCTCGCGCGTCACGGCAAGCCGGCCACGCCTGCCGACCTGATCGCGCACAACTGCCTGTGCTATCGCCAGACGACGAGCGGCGCCATCTATCGATGGGAATTCACGTCGACCGACATCGAGGGGCACGCCTTCGAGGTCGAGCCGAAAGGCAGCGTGGTGACGAACGACGACGACGGCATGATTCGCGTCGCGCTGCAGGGCGTCGGCCTGATCCAGCACCAGGACCTCGCGCTGCGCGAGCAGCTGGCCGCCGGCACGCTGGTGCGCGTGCTCGACGCGTGGTGCAAGCCGTTTCCCGGCTACTACCTGTACACGCCGTCGCGCGAACAGATGCCCGCGAAAGTGCGCGCACTGATGGATTTCCTCGTCGAGAAACGCGAACGCCTTGCCGTCGACCTGGGCAAGCGTGCGCCGCGTCCGGCCGCGCCGAAGCGTCGCAAGGCGCCGACGCGGCGCGCGTGA
- a CDS encoding MBL fold metallo-hydrolase: MPLLHTIRSRIGHAEVVQIVEMDISRILETLLPDATPDLLKTIPWMKPPYVGDDRGMRAVSQCFIVKTGARMLVVDTCVGNDKDTAGFDAFSGLQFEFLATLEEAGIDRHAVTDVLCTHLHFDHVGWNTYKQDGRWLPTFPHAKYHFGKQEFDTAQQGNPDDAMYHAQDLSFHESIQPVVDAGLAHFIDRDTDLGDGISVFSAPGHTIGHIAIEIDAGTETFIIAGDAMHHPVQVARPDMAQILDYDHAQSSATRHALLSRLDGSKTLFTCTHFCSPSFGRITRDPEGDYVFTGVPQ, encoded by the coding sequence ATGCCGTTGCTGCATACCATTCGCTCGCGGATCGGCCATGCGGAAGTCGTGCAGATCGTCGAAATGGACATCAGCCGGATTCTGGAAACCTTGCTGCCCGACGCCACGCCCGACCTGCTGAAAACCATTCCGTGGATGAAGCCGCCCTACGTGGGCGACGACCGCGGCATGCGCGCCGTCAGCCAGTGCTTCATCGTCAAGACCGGCGCGCGCATGCTGGTGGTGGACACCTGCGTCGGGAACGACAAGGACACCGCCGGCTTCGATGCGTTCTCCGGTCTGCAGTTCGAATTCCTGGCGACACTCGAGGAAGCGGGCATCGACCGTCATGCGGTCACCGATGTGCTGTGCACGCACCTGCATTTCGATCACGTCGGCTGGAACACCTACAAGCAGGACGGCCGGTGGCTGCCCACCTTCCCCCATGCGAAGTACCACTTCGGCAAGCAGGAGTTCGACACCGCGCAACAGGGCAACCCGGACGACGCGATGTACCACGCGCAGGACCTGTCGTTCCACGAATCCATCCAGCCCGTCGTCGACGCGGGCCTCGCGCACTTCATCGATCGCGACACCGACCTCGGCGACGGAATCTCGGTGTTCTCCGCGCCGGGACACACCATCGGCCACATCGCGATCGAAATCGACGCCGGCACCGAGACCTTCATCATCGCCGGCGACGCCATGCATCACCCGGTGCAGGTTGCCAGGCCGGACATGGCGCAGATCCTCGACTACGACCACGCGCAGTCGTCGGCCACGCGGCACGCGTTGCTGTCGCGCCTCGACGGCAGCAAGACGCTGTTCACCTGCACGCATTTCTGTTCACCGTCGTTCGGGCGGATTACCCGCGATCCGGAAGGCGACTACGTGTTCACCGGCGTGCCCCAATAA
- a CDS encoding aldehyde dehydrogenase family protein produces the protein MLSLVSHLDHLNVRPGRLFIDGQWLDWPDARFDQLNPCTNEVMTSFADAGAQGVELAVAAARKAFDEGPWPRMRAQDRKRLLQPIVERLYAAEEEIARLQTLDNGIPYAFSRHSRVSAKSAADVFDHFLGWIDKINGDTLPIFSGASNMQYMTFRDPVGVVAAVLPYNGPVLTFAMKVAPALACGCTVIVKSSELTNLAVARLAQIIADSDLPPGVFNFVTGGVETGSALTSHAGVDKVTFTGSPAVGEKIMIASAPTMKRLSLELGGKSAALVFPDTRSVQTTAHALMGLCSTFLSGQVCSTPSRAVVHRSIMDEFLHHAQEQLQKVRFGDPFDAATTSAPMISRRHQARVLDYVESGRQQGATLLAGGRAPGGEFRNGNWVEPALFANVSNDMTIAQEEIFGPVLSVIPFDTEEEAIRIANDSAYGLAGCVYTTDVSRAFRVARAVKSGAIGVNGFASIPNAPFGGIKRSGTGREGGWSTIEAFTELKTVNFNLDA, from the coding sequence ATGCTCAGTCTCGTTTCCCATCTCGACCACTTGAACGTCCGCCCCGGACGCCTTTTCATCGATGGCCAATGGCTGGACTGGCCCGACGCGCGTTTCGACCAGCTCAACCCCTGCACGAACGAAGTCATGACCAGCTTCGCCGACGCCGGCGCGCAAGGCGTGGAGCTGGCCGTGGCCGCGGCGCGCAAGGCATTCGACGAAGGTCCGTGGCCGCGCATGCGCGCGCAGGACCGCAAGCGCCTGCTGCAGCCGATCGTCGAGCGCCTGTATGCGGCCGAGGAAGAAATCGCGCGGCTGCAAACGCTCGACAACGGCATTCCGTACGCGTTCAGCCGCCATTCGCGCGTCTCCGCCAAGTCGGCCGCCGACGTCTTCGATCACTTCCTCGGCTGGATCGACAAAATCAACGGCGACACGCTGCCGATCTTCTCCGGTGCGTCGAACATGCAGTACATGACCTTCCGCGACCCGGTCGGCGTGGTCGCGGCCGTGCTGCCGTACAACGGCCCCGTGCTGACGTTCGCGATGAAGGTGGCGCCGGCGCTGGCCTGCGGCTGCACCGTGATCGTCAAGTCGTCGGAGCTTACCAACCTCGCCGTGGCCCGGCTCGCGCAGATCATCGCCGACAGCGACTTGCCGCCCGGCGTGTTCAACTTCGTGACCGGCGGCGTCGAAACGGGTAGCGCCCTCACCTCGCACGCCGGCGTCGACAAGGTGACCTTCACCGGCAGCCCGGCCGTCGGCGAAAAAATCATGATCGCGAGTGCGCCGACGATGAAACGCCTGTCGCTGGAACTGGGCGGCAAGAGCGCGGCGCTCGTCTTTCCCGACACGCGCAGCGTGCAGACCACCGCGCACGCGCTGATGGGGCTGTGCTCCACGTTCCTGTCGGGACAGGTCTGCTCCACGCCGTCGCGCGCGGTCGTGCATCGCTCGATCATGGACGAGTTCCTGCACCACGCGCAGGAACAGCTGCAGAAGGTGCGGTTCGGCGATCCGTTCGACGCGGCCACCACGTCGGCGCCGATGATTTCCCGGCGCCACCAGGCGCGCGTGCTCGACTACGTCGAAAGCGGCCGCCAGCAAGGCGCGACGCTGCTGGCGGGCGGCCGCGCGCCGGGTGGCGAATTCCGCAACGGCAACTGGGTCGAGCCGGCCCTCTTCGCCAACGTGAGCAACGACATGACGATCGCGCAGGAGGAAATCTTCGGCCCCGTGCTGTCGGTGATTCCGTTCGACACCGAGGAGGAAGCGATCCGCATCGCCAACGACAGCGCGTACGGGCTGGCCGGCTGCGTGTACACCACGGACGTGAGCCGCGCGTTCCGCGTCGCGCGTGCGGTCAAGAGCGGCGCAATCGGCGTCAACGGCTTTGCCAGCATTCCGAATGCGCCGTTCGGCGGCATCAAGCGCTCGGGCACGGGACGCGAAGGCGGCTGGTCGACGATCGAAGCGTTTACCGAACTGAAAACCGTCAATTTCAATCTGGATGCCTGA
- a CDS encoding GMC family oxidoreductase, translating to MTETFDYVVVGAGSGGSVVAARLAEAGHTVCVLEAGPPDTNPFIHIPAGYIKNLFNDKLVWRFRSGPIAGTDGRTIELTQGKVVGGSGSINGMVYNRGQHGDFDDWAARGNPGWGYDDVLPFFKKAETRIGPGDDRYRGRNGPLIVTDPILPAPLCDLFVEAVKSLGYPYVADSNAQAQDGVGPWHFMIDTRGHTPRRRSAARAYLHPAIKSGRVTLRTGSPATRVLLDGRRATGVRYRAGGSGAPEREVRANREVIVAAGALNTPRLLQISGIGDSAHLRAIGVQTRVDLPGVGANLVDHFNLRVAVRVKDVATLNERGRGLPLAGEIAKYFLGRPSILSMGPVPMRFFFRSEPALSRPDLQVSFTPGSYQEGLPGLLDHYPGMTLGGHKQRPDSRGWVKARSASIDELPEVQPNYLTDESDQRAMVAVVKMARAVLQARPFAPYYVDEMFPGNDVRTDDEILAFARQRGGTVYHHNGTARMGPDSDPMAVVDARLRVRGVQGLRVADASVMPSPISGATNAATIMIGEKAADMLVQDAKATAAG from the coding sequence ATGACCGAAACCTTCGACTACGTGGTGGTCGGTGCCGGCAGCGGCGGCAGCGTCGTGGCCGCGCGCCTGGCCGAAGCGGGCCATACGGTGTGCGTGCTCGAAGCCGGCCCGCCGGATACCAACCCGTTCATCCACATCCCGGCCGGGTACATCAAGAACCTGTTCAACGACAAGCTCGTGTGGCGCTTTCGCAGCGGCCCGATCGCGGGCACCGACGGCCGCACGATCGAGCTGACGCAGGGCAAGGTCGTCGGCGGCTCGGGTTCGATCAACGGGATGGTCTACAACCGCGGCCAGCACGGCGATTTCGACGACTGGGCCGCGCGGGGCAATCCGGGCTGGGGTTACGACGACGTGCTGCCGTTCTTCAAGAAGGCGGAAACGCGGATCGGGCCCGGCGACGACCGCTATCGCGGCCGCAACGGGCCGCTGATCGTGACGGACCCGATCCTGCCCGCCCCGTTGTGCGACCTGTTCGTCGAGGCCGTCAAGAGCCTCGGCTACCCGTACGTCGCCGATTCCAATGCTCAGGCGCAGGACGGCGTCGGACCGTGGCATTTCATGATCGACACGCGCGGCCATACGCCGCGACGCAGGAGCGCCGCCCGCGCCTATCTGCATCCGGCCATCAAGAGCGGCCGTGTGACGCTGCGCACCGGCAGTCCCGCCACGCGCGTGCTGCTCGACGGCCGTCGAGCCACCGGCGTGCGTTACCGCGCGGGCGGCAGCGGCGCTCCCGAGCGCGAAGTGCGCGCCAATCGTGAAGTCATCGTCGCCGCCGGCGCCCTGAACACGCCCCGGCTGCTGCAGATCTCCGGCATCGGCGACAGCGCGCATCTGCGCGCGATCGGCGTGCAGACACGCGTCGACCTGCCCGGCGTCGGCGCCAATCTCGTCGATCACTTCAACCTGCGCGTGGCCGTCCGGGTCAAGGACGTCGCCACCCTCAACGAGCGCGGGCGCGGCCTGCCGCTGGCCGGCGAGATCGCGAAGTACTTCCTCGGCCGGCCCAGCATCCTGAGCATGGGCCCGGTACCGATGCGCTTTTTCTTTCGCTCCGAACCCGCGTTGTCGCGGCCCGACCTGCAGGTGTCGTTCACGCCCGGCAGCTATCAGGAAGGGCTGCCCGGCCTGCTCGATCACTATCCGGGCATGACGCTCGGCGGTCACAAGCAGCGCCCCGACAGTCGTGGCTGGGTCAAGGCGCGTTCGGCCAGCATCGACGAACTGCCCGAGGTGCAGCCCAACTACCTGACCGACGAATCGGACCAGCGCGCGATGGTGGCCGTGGTGAAGATGGCGCGTGCCGTCTTGCAGGCCCGGCCGTTCGCCCCGTACTACGTCGACGAAATGTTCCCCGGCAACGACGTGCGCACCGACGACGAGATTCTCGCGTTCGCGCGCCAGCGCGGCGGCACCGTCTATCACCACAACGGCACCGCGCGCATGGGGCCCGACAGCGACCCGATGGCCGTGGTCGATGCGCGGCTGCGCGTGCGCGGCGTGCAGGGCCTGCGGGTGGCCGATGCGTCGGTCATGCCATCGCCGATCTCGGGCGCGACCAACGCGGCCACGATCATGATCGGCGAGAAGGCCGCCGACATGCTGGTACAGGACGCGAAAGCGACGGCCGCGGGTTAA